The nucleotide window aaaaggtcGAACAAACAAAAAAAAGATGCAGTGGCCTCGCGCGAGCTGTGCCGGCCTATATAAGTCACTGCCTTCAGCGAGAGTTCTGTCTCCCATGTTTTAGGGTATATCGGAAACTCCATTGCGGTATGGACTTTTACAGGATGTGCTAGAGATGCTCTCAGTCCAAGAAGGAAAAGAGAAGTGCTAGAGAGACCTTGCCTAGAGGCCCAATAGCACATGTTTTCCATGGAGACATCAGGCGGGATGGGGAGGGAACAAGAAAGAAGCGAGCAAACACTTGAGGGTAACCGTCGTTACAAACCGACGGGTGGGGTTGTAATACATAACTTATCTTCATATATACCAGttttaagttatatttatttttcTATGGCAGCACACGGGCATTCAGTTCGTAGTAAAGATAACTTAGTAGGTTCCACAAAAATGGGCAAGAGAAGAATTTTCTTTATTGCGACAAATCAATATTTACATCCATGAGAAGGACATAGATGCATTACATACAACCAAGCCAAACAGCCATTTCCAAGCTATAACCAGAACGCCACAGGAGAAAACTGCAGGAGATTCCTATGCAGTCGACATGATTTGGTGGTGCGACGGGCGGTGGGTTGCAGCTCTCCCTCATGGTTGTACTTGAGACCAAAAATGGTGATATAGAGCATGAAGCCGTCAAACTCCAGTTCCTCCGTCTCCACAAGGCAAAACCTGGCGTTCGCCATGTACGTGAGGGTGGCACCCATGCTCCCCGGGTGCTCGAGGAAGAGCTCGTCCTTTGCCATCTTCCAGTCCGGCTGCGCGGCGAGCGTTCTGCTGCGGGACGGCACCCGGCAGGCGCAGACGTAGCCGTCCTTGCGAAGGCCGACCCACGCGTCCAGCTCGCCGTCGAAGTAGCCCTGATTTTGGAAAGGCAACGCCCAGTCGCCATGAGACCTCCATTTATGGTTCTTGGTGTCGAAGGAGTAGGTGTGGTGGTGGTGTGTGTCGTGGTTGCTTCCACAAGACACGAAGAGAGTGCGTCCGTCCGGGTGCATGGCGTAGGCGGTGATCAGGGAATCCTTGGGGAATGGCGGTGGCGACGGGACGGTTGCCCACGACCAGTCCTGGCTTGGGTTTGGGAAAGAGGTGGGATGCCAATCCTCGACGCAGGCCGTGGACATCACCTCGAAGGCCTGCTGCATGTCACAGATTCTGTACTTCAGCGCGTACAGCTGCTGCGTGTCGCCGGTGGCCGCGAAGACGCGGGTGCCGCCGAGCAGCGGGTCCGGGAGGAGAGGGCCGATGGACAGCCCGCCCGTCTCCGTGTCGTACACCATGGTGCCGGGGTGCCTGTTGCTCGCGATGAAGATGTTGCTGCCCAGGGCGGTGAAGTTCACGGGATAAACAGGTGCGGGCTCCAGGTCCAGGTCGGGGCCGCTGTCCATGGCGTCGATGTCGATCTTGCGGATGGTGAAGCCCCTGGTCCAGTCGTCTAGAACAAGATAGAGGTGCTTCTGCTGCTTGTCCACAGGCCGCGATCTTTTGCCGGCGCGGTCGCCGTGGTTCACCGGCCCCTGTCGCCCAGGTCTGTAACCTGATCTGCAAATTCATGACCTATTTGTAGACCCAAGAAAGAAACCGCCTCGGGTTGCAATCGAACACAGAATCCGAGCCGGCCGCGTATTCCGAGCAGTGCTAGGAATGATTGCCCGACGCGTCCTCTCCTTCAAACAAGTCGGACACCAACCCGGCCAGGGTATCGGGCGTGTGCCTGGCAGACCTGCCAAGCTTGGGGTGCTCCAGCAGATACGCGCCATAAGCACCGACGACGTTCTCCGACACGGCCTTCCGCAGCGCCGCCCTGAGCTCGGGGTCCGAGACCTCGCAGCGTACGTGGCCGCTGTACGCTTTATCGAGCGCGGCGTTGAACTTGGCCAGCGCCTTGGTGGCGGGCTTGCCGGCCTCGAGGCAGGCCACGACCGGCGCCCAGGAGGCCTCGACGTAGCCCGCCACGTGCTGCTCGACTCGGCTCCGGCGGCACGCGGCCCACTCGTCGTCTCCCCCGATCGCGCCGGCGCGTTTCAGCACGAAGCTGGTGTTGTTGGCCAGGAAGAGGTGCCGCAGGCCGCCTCCTTCCTCGCCGCGGAGGGTGGATATCTCCTCCAGCTTGGGCTCCAGGGACGCGACTAGCTCCGAGAAGAGATCGCCGAACGAGTTCACGCCCTCGAGGATGCCGCCCGTGCTCGCGAGGATCACATCCAGCGCGCCGCGGTGCGGTGCCAGCGACTCGATGCAGGACACGGCATACCGCGTCAGCGGATGGACGCCGGCGCCGACCCCGCGCGTCTCGCCCTGCGTCCCAGAGCTCCCGCCGGCTCGGACCTTTGTGACGGCACCGCCGATCATGGCCCTCAGCGCGCGCGCCAGCTTTGCGAGAACCACCTCGACCTGCCGGGAGAAGAGCTCCTTGTGCTGCCCGGTGAGCACGAGCACGAGCCCAGGGACAGCGCTGCCAAGGACCTCGTACATTTCCAGGACGTACATGAGCTTCTCCGGCGAGCGCGTGCTGGTGAACCCGTCTGCGAATCTGAGCAGGATGTAGGATCTCCGCTTCGCCATGGCCATGATGTAGTCGTTCTTGAACCTGTCGAAGGCGCCGTTGCTCTGCGCGTGGAGCTGCGTTTGCATAGTAACGAGGGCCTTCTCCACCAGTTTGGTCGCCAGGATCCACCGCCGGATCATGTCCTCCGCCGTCCACCACTCGGCGTTCTCATAGCTGATCGACTCGCCGGTCTCGGCCTCCGGAGAACATCCCACTTGGAGTTGGAGAATCGACAAGAACCTGCTCCAATCCATGGTCACAATATTCCAGTTCATCAACTCTGACAGAAAAGAGGCCAAATGCCAAATTCAGATCTGTACCTTTCAATCAAGAATTTAAAGAGGATTCTGTTTGTACCTGTCTAAAACTTCGCAGGGAGCGTCGGCGAACGTGTGCAGCAGCTCTTTCGTATAGCCGGCACGGATGACACGCAGTGAGATCTCGTGGAGGACGGACAAGCTCGCCGGGCAGATCAGGTCGA belongs to Triticum urartu cultivar G1812 chromosome 7, Tu2.1, whole genome shotgun sequence and includes:
- the LOC125523111 gene encoding exocyst complex component EXO70A1-like; translated protein: MGAAAGKAVEDLASAADGTTTRAEDRLAVAERVILEFERRRSSCDGSDVGIWDAQATCTNQGLLAAVDEIVFLKEMHAFPMASPAGRRMDGALRAAMSCLMEEFLSLRVWDGSQLEGRSGLRFAIDKLSVSVAAARGASSSFAFLTGGSTASTVRTSTGELSSRTVDVLYASGSGSQPAGPDVFSDEEFPDELDLICPASLSVLHEISLRVIRAGYTKELLHTFADAPCEVLDRFLSILQLQVGCSPEAETGESISYENAEWWTAEDMIRRWILATKLVEKALVTMQTQLHAQSNGAFDRFKNDYIMAMAKRRSYILLRFADGFTSTRSPEKLMYVLEMYEVLGSAVPGLVLVLTGQHKELFSRQVEVVLAKLARALRAMIGGAVTKVRAGGSSGTQGETRGVGAGVHPLTRYAVSCIESLAPHRGALDVILASTGGILEGVNSFGDLFSELVASLEPKLEEISTLRGEEGGGLRHLFLANNTSFVLKRAGAIGGDDEWAACRRSRVEQHVAGYVEASWAPVVACLEAGKPATKALAKFNAALDKAYSGHVRCEVSDPELRAALRKAVSENVVGAYGAYLLEHPKLGRSARHTPDTLAGLVSDLFEGEDASGNHS